The Thermocrinis ruber genome has a window encoding:
- a CDS encoding cupin domain-containing protein, translating to MAQVVSTQEREFSPLSPTKKVLLNQEGLRSILFCLKEGQRIPLHTSPYRVITLVLSGRGMFFLGSEENSVELKEGDYVFYERQEPHGFYALEDMVVLAFVF from the coding sequence ATGGCACAGGTGGTATCTACCCAAGAGAGGGAGTTTTCTCCTCTGTCGCCCACAAAAAAGGTTCTCCTTAACCAAGAGGGTTTGCGCTCCATACTCTTCTGCCTGAAAGAAGGTCAGAGAATCCCTCTACACACTTCACCTTATAGGGTGATAACATTGGTTCTATCCGGAAGAGGAATGTTCTTTTTAGGTTCCGAAGAGAACTCCGTAGAACTCAAAGAGGGAGATTATGTCTTTTATGAAAGACAAGAGCCGCACGGTTTTTACGCCTTGGAGGATATGGTGGTTTTGGCTTTTGTTTTCTAG
- a CDS encoding ABC transporter ATP-binding protein → MEPVVEVENLNLIIEGRHILKNVSFKINRGEIFTILGGSGSGKTTITKCIVGLLKPTSGSIKVFGKDLTQINPLELNGLRKEIGYVFQGAALFDSLKVWENVVFYYLEHSNMKEEELKEIALTYLKMVGLGEHTLELYPSELSGGMKKRVGIARAIATQPKLVIYDEPTSGLDPITSRLIDNLIKELRDKTSSTALVVSHDMVSAFTISDRIMILREGEVVLIGTPQEVLESQDPFVREFLRSGLGELQAINRG, encoded by the coding sequence ATGGAACCAGTAGTAGAAGTGGAAAACCTCAACTTAATCATAGAAGGCAGGCACATTTTAAAGAATGTCTCCTTTAAGATTAATAGGGGCGAGATATTTACCATACTTGGTGGTAGCGGAAGCGGTAAAACTACAATCACCAAGTGCATAGTGGGGCTGTTAAAGCCCACCAGCGGAAGCATAAAGGTCTTTGGGAAAGACCTAACCCAAATAAATCCATTGGAGCTAAATGGTCTAAGGAAAGAGATCGGCTACGTTTTTCAGGGTGCAGCCCTTTTTGACAGTCTGAAAGTCTGGGAGAATGTGGTTTTTTATTACTTAGAACATTCTAACATGAAAGAAGAAGAACTAAAAGAAATAGCCCTCACTTACCTAAAGATGGTAGGTTTGGGAGAACATACCCTTGAGCTTTATCCCTCTGAACTCTCCGGCGGTATGAAAAAAAGGGTAGGAATAGCCCGGGCTATAGCTACACAACCCAAGCTGGTAATCTACGATGAGCCTACCTCCGGCTTAGACCCTATAACGAGCAGGTTAATAGACAACCTAATAAAAGAACTTAGAGACAAAACCTCATCCACTGCCCTGGTAGTCTCCCACGACATGGTCTCTGCCTTCACCATTTCAGACAGAATTATGATCCTAAGGGAAGGTGAGGTTGTTTTAATAGGCACACCACAGGAGGTTCTGGAAAGCCAAGACCCCTTTGTGAGGGAGTTTTTAAGAAGCGGGCTTGGAGAACTTCAAGCCATCAACAGAGGCTGA
- the trpD gene encoding anthranilate phosphoribosyltransferase codes for MREFLKKLSEFKDLTKGEIIQCLEDITEGRATDAQIGAFIMAMKMKGETVEELEGAASFFREKATKVNVEDPDNLVDTCGTGGDLSDTFNVSTITAFVLAGAGIRVAKHGNRSVSSKSGSADLLEFLGAKIDLGPEQVKRMIEEIGIGFMFAPLFHPAMKRVVGPRREVGIRSLFNLIGPLSNPAGAKRQLLGVFSDQFVEKVAHVLLRLGVKRAVVVHGKDGIDEVSISAPTTVAEVSGGEVRVYEFTPEELGFRRYPIDYIKVKSVEESAKVAMSVLKGEPSPALDMVLLNSAFGVFVSGMVDDLKTALEVARDSIKSGKAQRKLSEFIDLSKRL; via the coding sequence TTGAGGGAATTTCTAAAGAAGCTTTCTGAGTTCAAGGACCTGACCAAAGGAGAGATAATTCAGTGCCTTGAGGATATCACAGAGGGGAGGGCTACCGACGCCCAGATAGGTGCTTTCATAATGGCTATGAAGATGAAGGGGGAGACGGTAGAGGAGTTGGAGGGCGCTGCGAGCTTTTTCAGAGAAAAAGCCACTAAGGTGAATGTGGAGGACCCGGATAACCTGGTGGACACTTGCGGAACGGGTGGAGATCTTTCGGATACCTTCAATGTATCCACCATAACCGCCTTTGTGTTGGCGGGTGCGGGTATAAGGGTAGCAAAGCATGGCAATAGGTCTGTCTCTTCAAAAAGCGGTAGTGCGGACCTTTTAGAGTTTTTGGGTGCAAAGATAGACCTGGGACCAGAGCAGGTTAAGAGGATGATAGAGGAGATAGGCATAGGCTTTATGTTCGCACCCCTCTTCCACCCTGCCATGAAGAGGGTGGTGGGTCCCAGAAGGGAGGTGGGTATAAGGTCCCTTTTCAACCTTATAGGTCCTCTATCCAATCCGGCGGGTGCCAAAAGGCAACTTTTGGGAGTTTTTTCAGACCAGTTTGTGGAAAAAGTAGCCCACGTTTTGCTTAGGCTTGGTGTAAAAAGGGCGGTGGTGGTGCACGGGAAGGATGGTATTGACGAGGTTTCTATATCCGCCCCTACTACCGTGGCGGAGGTAAGTGGTGGAGAGGTACGCGTATACGAATTTACACCGGAGGAGCTTGGTTTTAGGCGTTATCCTATAGACTACATAAAAGTAAAATCTGTGGAGGAAAGCGCAAAGGTGGCTATGTCCGTTTTAAAGGGAGAACCATCTCCCGCCCTTGATATGGTTCTTTTGAACTCCGCCTTTGGGGTGTTTGTTTCTGGTATGGTTGATGATTTAAAAACCGCCTTGGAGGTGGCAAGGGACTCCATAAAAAGTGGTAAAGCCCAAAGGAAACTCTCCGAGTTTATTGATCTATCAAAAAGGCTTTAA
- the plsX gene encoding phosphate acyltransferase PlsX yields the protein MPKIAVDCMGGDYAPEEIVKGCILAYKELGLSTYLVGDRKAIEIILRKEGVKESEALTIVHAEEKVEMHEPPSVVLKKKNSSLYVAGMLVREGEADGLVSAGNTGAVLAVGKFVVGTAEEVERPTIGVPLPNPKGKTVLLDVGANVDCKPRHLLQFAIIGHTYVEEILSIKNPRVGILSIGEEEGKGNELVKETYPLLKMSKLNFLGNAEGRDIYAGTFDVIVCDGFVGNVVLKASESLGLAVIQMIKEEVQKSLLARLGALLMLPALNNFKKKADFAEYGGIPLLGAKKPVIITHGRANAKAIKNAIRVANEFLTHRFNEKLRENLIKLAPEGVKI from the coding sequence ATGCCTAAGATCGCAGTGGATTGTATGGGGGGAGATTACGCCCCCGAGGAAATCGTCAAGGGTTGCATCTTAGCATACAAAGAGCTTGGTCTGAGCACCTACCTGGTAGGAGACAGAAAGGCAATAGAAATTATCCTACGTAAAGAGGGAGTAAAGGAAAGTGAAGCCCTGACCATAGTTCATGCGGAGGAAAAAGTGGAAATGCACGAACCTCCCTCGGTAGTACTTAAAAAGAAGAATTCTTCCCTTTATGTGGCGGGTATGCTGGTAAGAGAGGGGGAGGCGGATGGTCTTGTGTCTGCAGGCAACACGGGTGCAGTGCTAGCAGTAGGTAAGTTTGTGGTAGGTACGGCGGAGGAGGTGGAAAGGCCCACCATAGGAGTGCCACTTCCAAATCCAAAGGGCAAAACGGTCCTTTTGGATGTGGGTGCCAACGTGGATTGTAAACCCAGACATCTTCTGCAGTTTGCCATAATAGGGCATACCTATGTGGAGGAGATTTTGAGTATAAAAAACCCGCGGGTAGGCATCCTGAGTATAGGTGAGGAAGAGGGTAAGGGCAATGAACTGGTGAAGGAAACCTATCCCCTCCTAAAGATGTCCAAGCTAAACTTTTTGGGCAACGCAGAAGGTAGAGATATATACGCGGGCACCTTTGATGTGATCGTGTGTGATGGTTTTGTGGGCAATGTGGTGCTAAAGGCAAGTGAAAGCCTCGGTTTAGCAGTTATTCAAATGATAAAGGAGGAGGTTCAAAAGAGCCTTCTGGCAAGGCTTGGTGCCTTGTTGATGTTGCCCGCTTTGAACAACTTTAAGAAGAAGGCGGACTTTGCGGAGTATGGGGGCATTCCCCTCTTGGGTGCAAAAAAGCCCGTCATAATAACTCACGGCAGGGCAAACGCCAAGGCTATAAAGAACGCCATAAGGGTAGCCAACGAGTTTTTAACCCATCGCTTTAACGAAAAACTAAGGGAAAATCTAATAAAATTGGCTCCAGAAGGAGTAAAAATCTGA
- a CDS encoding ubiquitin-like small modifier protein 1, with product MAVIVRVPTPLRRLTNGQGEVQVEAHTIREAVEKLESLYPGFKERLLDENGELRKFVNIYLNDEDIRFLKGIDTELKDGDVLSIVPAIAGGF from the coding sequence ATGGCTGTGATAGTTAGAGTTCCTACACCCCTTAGAAGGCTTACAAACGGACAGGGTGAAGTGCAGGTGGAAGCCCATACCATCAGAGAGGCTGTGGAAAAGCTGGAGAGCCTTTATCCGGGCTTTAAGGAGCGCCTTTTGGATGAGAACGGAGAGTTGAGAAAGTTTGTCAATATCTACCTCAACGACGAGGACATAAGGTTCCTGAAGGGTATAGACACAGAACTGAAAGACGGAGATGTGCTCTCTATTGTGCCCGCCATAGCTGGGGGCTTTTAA
- a CDS encoding beta-ketoacyl-ACP synthase III translates to MGITLQGLGYYVPEDVLTNFDLEKMVDTSDEWIVTRTGIKERRIAKKESLLDMAEKASRMALDMAKISPQDIDAIVFATITPELGFPASACLLQGKLECKRGFAFDISAACSGFLYGLEVAKGLIEGNGLKKVLLVGAEKLSDIVNWQDRSTCVLFGDGAGAVVVSNEGEGEILASVMRSDGNAWEILYAERCGYINMKGRELFKLAVRSMEEVCLEVLQKAGLSVEQIDLFVPHQANIRIMEALAERLNISMEKVYSNIHKYGNTSAASIPIALTEAYLEGRLKRGDLVLMTAMGGGLTWGATLIRF, encoded by the coding sequence ATGGGCATTACACTGCAAGGATTGGGCTACTATGTGCCGGAGGATGTGCTCACTAACTTTGATTTAGAGAAGATGGTAGATACATCTGATGAATGGATCGTAACGCGCACGGGTATAAAGGAGAGAAGGATCGCAAAAAAGGAAAGCCTTTTGGACATGGCAGAAAAGGCAAGCAGGATGGCGCTGGATATGGCAAAGATCTCTCCCCAAGACATAGACGCTATAGTCTTTGCCACAATTACACCCGAGCTTGGTTTTCCTGCTTCCGCTTGCTTACTGCAGGGCAAACTTGAATGCAAAAGGGGCTTTGCCTTTGATATATCCGCTGCGTGCAGTGGCTTTTTGTATGGCTTGGAGGTGGCAAAGGGTCTAATAGAAGGAAATGGACTAAAAAAGGTTCTCTTGGTGGGTGCAGAAAAGCTCTCAGACATTGTTAACTGGCAGGACAGGAGCACCTGTGTGCTCTTTGGTGATGGTGCGGGCGCAGTGGTTGTTTCCAATGAAGGAGAGGGTGAGATCTTGGCTTCTGTTATGAGGTCTGATGGGAATGCATGGGAGATCCTGTACGCAGAAAGGTGTGGTTATATAAACATGAAAGGGAGGGAGCTTTTTAAACTGGCAGTTAGGAGTATGGAGGAGGTGTGCCTTGAGGTTTTGCAGAAGGCAGGGTTGAGCGTGGAGCAGATAGACCTTTTTGTGCCCCATCAGGCGAACATAAGGATCATGGAAGCCCTTGCAGAAAGACTAAACATAAGCATGGAGAAGGTTTATTCAAACATTCACAAATACGGAAACACAAGCGCCGCATCCATACCCATAGCCCTAACAGAGGCATACTTGGAGGGAAGATTGAAGCGGGGAGATTTGGTGCTCATGACCGCCATGGGCGGAGGGCTAACCTGGGGTGCAACGTTGATTAGATTTTAA
- a CDS encoding class I SAM-dependent methyltransferase, which produces MIENLVKDLAKFVEGGLSVELYDGRVIGEGKCKVVVKDPKVIRDIIKDPEMGFGEHYMKGNIQIIGDLEKFLRGCTKYLKDGGEKLRFMPLRSLLKILGLLKFVEEKEVQRHYDLGNDFYSLWLDSSMTYSCAFFKSPDCTLEEAQEEKRRIIYEKLQLSEGDRLLDIGCGWGSIILESAKLYPITTVGITLSKNQYEYVKERIKQEGLEGRVEVYLMHYEDLPKLGLKFNKVVSVGMFEHVGKGRHRKFFEVVSKIMEDGGLFLLHTIGKVHPSSQSRWIRKYIFPGGYLPSIEEVLRAVRHLDFNLIDIDDWRLHYYFTLKEWLRRFYSVGDYVKEKYGEEFFRMWELYLVASAVSFYNGSNHLFQFLFSKGVVNNYPVMRRSFLQPLLMA; this is translated from the coding sequence ATGATAGAAAACTTGGTAAAAGATTTGGCAAAATTTGTTGAAGGTGGTCTATCTGTGGAGCTTTACGATGGCAGGGTTATTGGGGAGGGCAAGTGCAAAGTGGTGGTGAAGGACCCAAAGGTTATAAGGGATATAATCAAGGACCCGGAGATGGGCTTTGGTGAGCATTATATGAAAGGAAACATTCAGATAATTGGAGACTTGGAAAAGTTCCTCCGCGGTTGCACGAAGTATTTGAAGGATGGAGGAGAAAAGTTAAGGTTTATGCCACTCAGATCCCTATTAAAAATATTAGGGCTGTTGAAGTTTGTAGAAGAGAAGGAAGTTCAAAGGCACTACGACCTTGGGAACGACTTTTACAGTCTTTGGCTTGACAGTTCTATGACATACTCCTGTGCTTTTTTTAAGTCTCCCGATTGCACCTTAGAGGAGGCGCAGGAGGAAAAAAGAAGGATCATATACGAAAAGCTACAACTATCGGAAGGAGACAGGCTTTTGGACATTGGGTGCGGGTGGGGTTCTATAATCCTTGAATCCGCCAAGCTTTATCCGATAACTACAGTAGGAATAACCCTTTCAAAAAACCAGTATGAGTATGTAAAGGAAAGGATAAAACAGGAGGGACTTGAAGGTAGGGTAGAGGTTTACCTGATGCATTATGAAGACCTTCCCAAGTTAGGTTTAAAGTTCAACAAGGTTGTCTCCGTTGGCATGTTTGAACATGTGGGTAAGGGAAGGCACAGAAAGTTCTTTGAGGTGGTGTCAAAAATAATGGAAGATGGGGGACTGTTTTTGCTACACACCATAGGGAAGGTTCATCCTTCTTCGCAAAGCAGGTGGATAAGAAAATACATATTCCCCGGTGGCTACCTTCCTTCCATAGAGGAAGTGCTAAGGGCAGTAAGGCACTTAGACTTTAACCTGATTGACATAGACGATTGGAGGCTTCACTACTACTTTACCCTTAAGGAGTGGCTAAGAAGGTTCTACTCTGTGGGTGATTATGTAAAAGAAAAGTATGGAGAAGAGTTTTTTAGAATGTGGGAATTGTACTTGGTGGCATCTGCAGTTTCCTTTTACAACGGTAGCAATCATCTCTTCCAGTTTCTCTTTTCCAAGGGTGTTGTCAATAACTATCCAGTTATGAGGAGGAGTTTCCTTCAGCCTCTGTTGATGGCTTGA
- a CDS encoding M28 family peptidase, with protein sequence MKSKTYRELRERAYEYLTLNRFPNTNGHREAKRFLKNLLREKSIPFWEEHFSVEKRVPIGASLEVEGRKIQAFPFVGSIGGSFEGYLKEDFIEGDIALQTAKGIDWNALKSKNIKAVVCYLKELDQVFYGITEEEMAVVCIKRSDLPKVKDFYIKLKVEVREEELKLSNLVFELGRGPVVYIVAHMDTKPKTQGAIDNGLASLLLPYLYEELRENYNIPFKLRFLITDGEEVGLEGSKFHTLKKPKHAYYCINLDGIGWQNPAILYEDKEGYNDYWLAEAFYRSAKEIGFEVELRAVPSAKSDHIPFKKVGLKTLFLSSHPLPIRHTMCDNYDAVDWHIARLWFFSIVNFLRNLGRL encoded by the coding sequence ATGAAAAGTAAAACCTACAGAGAGCTCAGAGAGAGGGCTTATGAATACCTAACTTTAAACCGATTCCCCAACACCAACGGCCACAGGGAAGCAAAGAGGTTTTTAAAAAACCTCCTTAGAGAAAAATCCATCCCCTTTTGGGAGGAGCACTTTAGTGTAGAAAAGCGTGTCCCTATTGGTGCCAGCTTGGAGGTGGAGGGAAGAAAGATTCAAGCTTTTCCTTTTGTGGGTAGCATAGGCGGAAGCTTTGAGGGATATTTGAAAGAAGATTTTATAGAGGGTGACATTGCACTGCAGACCGCCAAGGGTATAGATTGGAACGCTTTAAAGTCCAAGAACATAAAAGCAGTAGTTTGCTATCTAAAGGAGTTAGACCAGGTCTTTTATGGTATCACGGAGGAAGAGATGGCTGTTGTTTGCATCAAAAGGAGCGACCTTCCAAAGGTAAAGGACTTTTACATCAAGTTAAAGGTGGAGGTCCGAGAGGAGGAGCTAAAGCTCAGCAACCTTGTGTTTGAGCTGGGCAGAGGTCCGGTGGTTTATATAGTAGCCCACATGGACACAAAACCCAAAACCCAAGGTGCCATAGATAACGGCTTGGCATCTTTACTTTTGCCCTATCTTTACGAAGAACTGAGAGAGAATTACAACATTCCTTTCAAGCTCAGGTTTTTGATCACCGACGGAGAGGAGGTAGGCTTGGAGGGTTCCAAGTTTCATACATTAAAAAAGCCAAAGCACGCCTATTACTGTATAAACTTGGACGGCATAGGTTGGCAAAATCCTGCCATCCTTTACGAAGATAAAGAGGGCTATAATGATTATTGGTTGGCGGAGGCCTTCTACAGAAGTGCAAAGGAGATAGGTTTTGAGGTGGAGCTTAGGGCAGTTCCTTCTGCAAAGAGCGATCACATACCCTTCAAGAAGGTAGGGCTTAAAACCCTCTTCTTGAGTTCTCACCCACTCCCAATAAGGCATACTATGTGCGATAATTACGACGCGGTGGATTGGCATATTGCAAGGCTTTGGTTCTTTAGCATTGTAAATTTTTTGAGAAACCTCGGTAGGCTCTAG
- a CDS encoding menaquinone biosynthesis protein, whose amino-acid sequence MFKVGKVSYLNTVPLFYRFEDPMIELVEGEPSYLVSLLRYGKIHAGIVSSVEYLFNRSQYRVVSGLCIASKQRVCSVLLFSKRPMLEIKRVYLTPASLTSKILCKHLLEDVYKLKPEYVESRESADALLLIGDDALYEKRLGKFEYVYDLAEEWHKVYSLPFVFALFLVRKDADPSLDRLIEELALKSIKAFYEDFAQGRVKVEGFSRDELKDYFYHCIDYFLDEEKERSLELFGSLAYNHR is encoded by the coding sequence ATGTTTAAAGTAGGCAAGGTGTCTTACCTCAACACTGTACCCCTGTTTTACCGCTTTGAGGACCCAATGATTGAACTTGTGGAAGGGGAGCCGTCCTATTTGGTTTCTCTACTTAGATATGGGAAAATTCACGCGGGCATTGTCTCCTCGGTGGAGTATCTTTTTAATCGCTCCCAATATAGAGTTGTGTCAGGACTGTGCATAGCCTCCAAGCAAAGGGTTTGCTCTGTTCTTTTATTCTCAAAAAGACCAATGTTGGAGATAAAGAGGGTGTATCTTACTCCCGCTTCCTTGACTTCAAAGATATTATGCAAACACCTTTTAGAGGATGTTTATAAGCTCAAGCCCGAGTATGTGGAAAGCAGAGAGTCTGCGGATGCCCTTTTGCTAATAGGAGATGATGCATTATATGAGAAAAGGCTGGGCAAGTTTGAATATGTCTATGACTTGGCGGAAGAGTGGCACAAGGTTTATAGTCTACCCTTTGTGTTTGCCCTATTTTTGGTGAGAAAGGATGCGGACCCTTCTTTGGATAGGCTCATAGAGGAGTTAGCCCTCAAGTCCATAAAAGCCTTTTATGAGGATTTTGCACAAGGAAGGGTAAAGGTGGAGGGTTTCTCAAGGGATGAGCTAAAGGATTACTTTTATCACTGCATTGACTACTTTTTGGACGAGGAGAAAGAGAGGTCCCTTGAACTTTTTGGAAGTTTAGCCTATAATCATAGGTAA
- a CDS encoding UDP-N-acetylmuramoyl-tripeptide--D-alanyl-D-alanine ligase: MMFYKRVVINSKEVQEGDLFVALKGSRHDGHDFVEEAFQRGAVGVVVEKEVKVPEGKFALVVKDSLEFLRDLARKKRESFKGKVIAIAGSAGKTTTKEMVAFLLSKIAKTCKTPKNFNSQIGVPLSVANFEEDCQFWVVEVGASQKGNVARLVELIKPHIRVITAIGEEHLETFGCLDDVVVGNGEVFKDMGEEDVGVCPNEVSHCYLLPKKITFGEGSELSAKEIDLSTEGVRFKVLDVEVFIPIPSLGVVENALCTFAVLQALGFDWKNFVGYLRDFKAVEGRFKTYQMDNWFVIDDAYNANPPSMRKALQTLCRFKGFKIAVLGDMLELGRESKRFHREVGRLCAELGIDLCLFYGPNMKYAWEECVRHGGKAEHFENKEALASFLLGLLNKPAVVLFKGSRGMRLEEVLYGLQNEKIRI; encoded by the coding sequence ATGATGTTCTACAAACGGGTAGTTATAAACAGTAAGGAAGTCCAGGAGGGAGACCTTTTTGTGGCATTAAAGGGTTCAAGGCACGACGGACACGACTTTGTGGAGGAAGCCTTCCAAAGGGGTGCGGTGGGGGTAGTGGTAGAAAAGGAGGTTAAAGTGCCGGAGGGAAAGTTTGCTTTAGTGGTAAAGGACAGCCTTGAATTTTTGAGGGACTTGGCAAGAAAAAAGAGGGAGAGCTTTAAAGGAAAGGTCATAGCCATTGCGGGTTCTGCAGGAAAAACCACCACCAAGGAGATGGTTGCTTTCTTACTTTCAAAAATCGCAAAAACCTGTAAGACACCAAAAAACTTTAACTCCCAAATAGGAGTGCCCCTTTCAGTGGCAAACTTTGAGGAAGATTGCCAGTTTTGGGTGGTGGAAGTGGGCGCAAGCCAAAAGGGAAATGTGGCAAGGCTTGTGGAGCTAATAAAACCCCACATAAGGGTTATAACCGCCATAGGGGAGGAGCACCTGGAGACCTTTGGCTGTTTGGACGATGTGGTGGTGGGAAACGGAGAGGTCTTCAAGGACATGGGGGAAGAGGATGTGGGCGTTTGCCCTAATGAGGTTTCCCATTGTTACCTTTTGCCCAAAAAGATAACCTTTGGTGAAGGCTCAGAACTGTCCGCAAAGGAGATAGACCTTAGCACGGAAGGGGTACGCTTTAAGGTTTTGGATGTGGAGGTTTTTATTCCCATTCCCAGCCTTGGAGTAGTGGAAAATGCCCTCTGCACTTTTGCAGTTTTACAAGCCCTTGGCTTTGATTGGAAGAACTTTGTGGGTTATCTGAGGGATTTCAAGGCGGTGGAAGGAAGATTTAAAACCTACCAAATGGATAACTGGTTTGTGATAGATGATGCTTACAACGCCAACCCTCCCTCCATGCGCAAGGCTTTGCAGACCCTTTGTAGGTTTAAAGGTTTTAAAATAGCAGTGCTTGGAGATATGTTAGAACTGGGCAGGGAGTCTAAGAGATTTCATAGGGAGGTGGGAAGGCTCTGTGCGGAGCTTGGCATAGACCTATGCTTGTTTTACGGTCCTAACATGAAATATGCGTGGGAGGAGTGCGTAAGGCACGGTGGAAAAGCAGAGCATTTTGAGAACAAGGAAGCCCTTGCAAGCTTTTTATTAGGGCTTTTGAACAAGCCCGCGGTGGTTCTCTTTAAGGGTTCAAGGGGTATGCGTCTTGAGGAGGTTCTCTATGGGTTGCAAAATGAGAAAATTAGAATATAA
- the rpmF gene encoding 50S ribosomal protein L32 yields MAVPKRRTSSWRRDQRRAQNFFAKLKVRALAECPNCGEMIMPHRVCPYCGYYKGKQVLNKI; encoded by the coding sequence ATGGCTGTTCCGAAGAGAAGGACTTCAAGCTGGAGAAGGGATCAAAGAAGGGCGCAAAACTTTTTTGCAAAGCTAAAAGTAAGGGCGCTAGCAGAGTGTCCTAACTGTGGTGAAATGATTATGCCCCACAGGGTATGCCCCTACTGTGGTTATTACAAGGGCAAACAGGTTCTAAATAAAATATAA
- the ilvE gene encoding branched-chain-amino-acid transaminase, whose product MEYAFFEDQIVPVEEAKISIKTNSFHYGTCVFEGIRAYWNEEEGQLYILFAREHYQRMIDNCRAMFMELRYTVDDLINITKEILVKSQIREDVYIRPIAYFKDLALTPKLTGFTPTVAIYLYRFGRYLDTSKGARVKVSSWRRNDDNSIPSRWKVSGAYVNSALAKTEALLSGYDEAILLNQNGFVAEGSGENIFLVRNKKLITPSYSEHILEGITRAAVIKLAKNELMLEVEERPVARSELYVADEIFLTGTAAEITPVVEVDDRKINGGEVGPITRELQELYFNAVRGKIERYKGWLTPVYEK is encoded by the coding sequence ATGGAATACGCTTTCTTTGAAGACCAAATAGTCCCCGTAGAGGAAGCAAAGATAAGTATAAAGACAAACTCTTTTCATTATGGCACCTGCGTTTTTGAGGGTATAAGGGCTTATTGGAACGAAGAGGAAGGTCAGCTCTATATCCTCTTTGCAAGGGAGCACTACCAGCGAATGATAGATAACTGCAGGGCAATGTTTATGGAGCTCAGATACACGGTGGATGACCTTATAAATATTACAAAGGAAATTCTTGTCAAAAGCCAAATAAGAGAGGATGTCTATATAAGACCTATCGCATACTTTAAAGACCTTGCCCTCACACCTAAGCTTACGGGCTTTACTCCTACCGTAGCCATATACCTGTACAGGTTTGGCAGATACTTGGATACCTCCAAAGGTGCAAGGGTTAAAGTTTCCTCTTGGCGTAGGAACGATGACAACTCCATTCCCTCCCGGTGGAAGGTTTCAGGCGCTTATGTGAACAGTGCATTGGCTAAGACGGAGGCTCTGCTTTCTGGATATGATGAAGCTATATTGCTAAATCAAAACGGCTTTGTGGCTGAAGGCTCTGGAGAAAACATATTCTTGGTTAGGAACAAGAAGCTCATTACACCCTCCTATTCGGAGCATATACTTGAGGGCATAACACGCGCTGCAGTTATAAAGCTGGCAAAGAACGAGCTTATGCTGGAAGTGGAGGAAAGACCTGTGGCAAGGAGTGAGCTTTACGTGGCCGACGAAATATTCCTAACGGGTACCGCCGCAGAGATCACCCCCGTGGTGGAGGTGGATGATCGTAAAATCAACGGTGGAGAGGTAGGACCTATCACAAGGGAACTTCAGGAGCTATACTTTAACGCAGTAAGAGGGAAGATAGAAAGATATAAGGGATGGCTAACGCCCGTTTATGAAAAGTAA